Within the Acidobacteriota bacterium genome, the region GTACCTCACCGGCCTGACGAACCTCCACTGCTGCGGCCGCAACGGTCAGCACCGGTACAACAACCAGGATCACTCGATGTACACCGCCTGCCTCGCCGTGGAGAACATGCTCGGCGCCCGCCACGACGTCTGGAACGTGAACGTCGAGCGCGTCTATCATGAGGAGGTGCAGCCCCTCGAGGACGAAAGCGGAAAGGAGATAGAAGCCTGACGCGTCCTTGGCCCGCCGCGGCCCTCCTGTCCGTCGCCGTGAGCCTCGCGGCCTCCGGCGCCGCCGAGAAACCCCGCATCGTCCCGATGCCCGCCCCCCCGCAGGGTCCGAAGATCCGCCGGGTCTCCCATGACGCCGTGAAGCCGGTCCTGCCCGGCGCCTCCGTCGTCGTCACCGTCAGCGCGGAGCCGGGAATGAACGCCACCGTCGCGATCGGCGCCCTCGTCACCGCGATCGCGTGCTCACCCCGGAGCGACGATCCTTCGACTTACCTCTGCCCCGCAACCGTCCCCTCCGGAGGAGACGGGCCGCAGCGCGTGCGGGCCACCGTGACGAACGCCCGCGGGGAATCGTCGGCGCTCTCCGCCAATCTCCCCCTCGTGGTGGAGCCCTTCGATCCGTGGAAGGAGCCGAACGCCCTCAATGTCCGCCTCGCCCCCGCGTATTTCGCGAGCGGCTCGGCCGATCTCGATCCCGCCGCGCGGGCCGCGCTCTCGAAGGACGCGGACGCCCTGAAAGCGCATGCCGCCCTCGCGATCGCCGTCGAAGGGCACGCCGACCCGGACGAGGGAGGGGATCTCGACGTTCTCTCGAGACGTCGCGCCGAAGCGGCGCGCGACCTCCTCGCCTCGCTCGGCGTCCCCGCCGCGCGCATGGCGGTGCGGCCCCTGGGTGCGACTCAGCCTCTGAGCGCCGCGTCCGTGGCCGAGACGCGGCCGCTGAACCGCCGCGTGATGGTCGTCTTCGAGCCCGCCCCCGCGAAGACCCCCTGATCCGCCGCGCGCTGAAGCCGCGTCGGCGCGTGCTATACTCCGCGTCCATCTTCAAGGTTCTATGAGACTTCCATCGTGTGGGCGCGCCGCCTCAGACCGCGGGGCGCTCATGCTGACGCCGTGCGCCCGCCGAGGTCCAGGGTCCATGTCCGCGACGGGAATGGGAACGGCCCGCCGGACCCCCACCGGACAAGGAGGCTGAATGAAAGTCTATGAGACTTCGGAGATCCGCAACGTCGCTGTCGTCGGGCACGGTGCATCCGGGAAGACCTCCCTCGTCTCGGCCCTTCTCTTCTCGTCAGGGGCCGTGAACCGGTTCGGCAAGGTGGACCAGGGGACGACGATCACCGACTACGACGAGGAGGCGATCGAGCGGAAGAAGACGGTCACGGCGTCGGTCTGCCACCTCGAGTGGAACAAGAACAAGCTCAATCTCATCGACACCCCCGGATACGGCGCGTTCATGCACGAGGCGCGCTCTTCCCTGCGCGTCGTCGAGGGGGCCCTCGTCGTGATCGACTCGAGCCACGGCGCCGAGGTGAACACCGAGAAGGTGTGGGGATACGCCGAGGAGTTCGGGGTGGCCCGCATCCTCGTCGTCAGCCGGATGGATCGCGAGCGGGCCTCCTTCACCCGCGCCCTCGAGTCGGTGAAGAAGTCGCTCTCGCGCTCCTGCGTCGCCGTCCAGATCCCGATCGGCGAGGAGAAGGAGTTCAAGGGGGTCGTGGACCTGGTCCACATGAAGGCGTATTTCTTCCAGGCGGACGAGAGCGGGAAGTTCACCGAGGGGCCGATCCCCGCGAACCTCGCCGACGCGGCGAAGTCGGCGCGCGAGAGCCTGATGGAGGCGGTGGCCGAGGGTGACGACACGCTGATGGAGCACTACTTCGAGAAGGGGGAGCTCCCCGAGGGAGAGCTCGAGTCGGGCCTCAAGAAGGGGGTCGCCGACGGGCGCCTCTTCCCCGTCCTCGCCGCCTCGGGGGTCCACAACATCGGCGCCCAGCCGATCCTCGACGCGATTTTCTCGTGGATCCCCTCCCCGGCCGCGACGGCCGAGGTGAAGGGGACGAACCCCGCAGACCATTCCGAGATCTCCCGCCAGCCCGCATCGTCGGGATCGCCGTCGGCCTTCGTCTTCAAGACGCTCATCGACCCGTTCGCCGGAAAGATCTCGTACTTCCGCGTCTATTCGGGGACGATCAAGGGCGAGTCCCACCTCCTGAACGTGGCGCGCGGCGAGATGGAGAAGCTCACCACGGTCGATACGGCGCAGGGGAAGACCCTCGCCCCCATCCCGGAGATCCGCGCCGGCGACATCGGCGCTGTGACGAAGCTCAAGGTCACGGCGACCGGCGACACGCTCGCCGACAAGGCGCACCCGATCCGCTACGAGCCGGTCCATTTCCCCGAGCCCGCGATCTCGTGGGCCATCGAGCCGAAGACGCGCGCCGACGAGGACAAGATCTCGGCGGCGCTCCACAAGCTCCTCGACGCGGACCCGATGCTCCGGACGAGCCGCGACGCGCAGACCCACGAGATGCTGATCTCGGGGGCCGGCCAGGAGCACGTCGAGGTGATGCTCTCGAGGCTGAGGAGGCAGGGGGTCGAGGCGAAGCTGAAGATCCCGAAGATCCCCTACCGCGAGACGATCACGCGCTCCGTGAAGTACGTCGAGTACACGCACAAGAAGCAGACCGGCGGCGCCGGACAGTTCGCGAAGGTGGCGATCGACGTCGAGCCACTTCCCCGCGGCGGCGGGTACGAGTTCGTCGACCGGATCGTCGGCGGCGTCATCGATCAGTCCTTCCGGCCGAGCGTGGACAAGGGGGTCCAGTCGAAGATGGTCGGCGGGGTCGTCGCCGGGTACCCGGTCGTGGACGTCCGGGTCAGCCTCGTCGACGGGAAGACGCACCCGGTGGACAGCAAGGACATCGCCTTCCAGGTCGCCGGGCGCGAGGCCTTCAAGAAGGCCGTGCACGACGCGAGGCCCACGCTCCTCGAGCCGACCATGAGCGTCGAGATCAGCGTTCCCGAGGAGACGATGGGCGACATCGTCGGCGATCTGAACTCGCGGCGCGGCCGCGTCATCGGCATGGACCAGAAGGGGCACACGCAGGTCATCCGCGCCACCTGCCCGCTCGCCGAAATGCTGAGCTACTCGGCCACGCTCAACTCGATCACGTCGGGGCGCGGCTCGTTCCACATGGAGATCGCCTCGTACGACGAGGTCCCGGCCCACCTCCAGGAAAAAATCATCGCCGAGGCGAAGGCGGCCCGCGGCGTCGAGAAGGAAGAAGAGGCCTGAGACCTTGCTCCAGACGCACACGCTGATAAAGGATCTCGACAAGCACGAGGGGAAGGACGTCGTCCTCCGCGGCTGGGTCTACCACAAGCGCGACATCGGGAAGATCCGGTTCCTGGTCATCCGGGACGGCACGGGATACGCGCAGGGGGTGGTCGTCAAGAAGGAGGTCGATGAGGCGGTCTTCGATCTCGCCGACCAGCTCACGCAGGAATCCTCGTTCGAGATGCGCGGGACCGTGCGCCGCGAGGCGCGCGCCCCGGGCGGCTTCGAGATCGGCGTGAAGCAGCTCGTCCCCTTCCACATCGCGCCGGAGTACCCGATCTCGCCGAAGGAGCACGGCGTCGAGTTCCTCATGGACAACCGCCACCTGTGGCTCAGGTCCTCGCTCCAGCACGCCGTCCTGAGGATCAGGAGCGAGGTCGCGCACGCGTGCCGCGAGTTCTTCGACTCGCGCGGCTACGTGCTGATCGACTCGCCCATCCTCACCCCCGCGGCGTGCGAGGGGACCTCCACCCTCTTCGAGACCGACTACTTCGGGGAGAAGGCGTACCTGTCGCAGTCCGGGCAGCTCTACCTCGAGCCGGCGTGCATGGCCTTCGGCCGCGTCTACTGCTTCGGCCCGACCTTTCGCGCGGAGAAATCGAAGACGCGCCGGCACCTCACCGAGTTCTGGATGATCGAGCCCGAGCTCGCCTTCGCCGATCTCGACGACGTGATGCAGCTCGCCGAGGACTTCATCATGTACCTCGTCGAGCGCGTCCTGTCGCGGCGCCGCGAGGAGCTCAAGACGCTGGAGCGGGACGTGTCGAAACTGGAGGCGGTGACGAGGCCCTTCCCCCGGATGACCTACGACGACGCGGCGGCGAAGCTGAAGGAGGCGGGCGCGGAGTTCGAGTTCGGGAGCGACTTCGGCGCCCCGGACGAGACGATCCTCTCGAACCTTCACCCGAGCCCGCTCATGGTCACGCGCTACCCGGCGAGCGTGAAGGCCTTCTACATGCAGCCCGACCCCGAGCGCCCGGACCGGGCGCTGTGCGTCGACGTGCTCGCCCCCGAGGGGTACGGCGAGATCATCGGCGGGAGCCAGCGCATCCACGATCACGACCTGCTGCTGTCGCGCATCCGGGAGCACGGCCTTCCCGAATCCGCGTTCAAGTGGTACCTCGACATCCGCAAGTACGGGACGGTCCCGCACGGCGGGTTCGGCATGGGTATCGAGCGCGCCGTGACCTGGCTCTGCGGCATCCACCACCTGCGCGAGGCGATCCCCTACCCGCGCACCCTGGGACGGCTCTACCCGTGACGACCGTCGGCCTCGTGAGCCTCGGGTGCGCCAAGAACCAGGTCGACTCCGAGGTGATGCTGGGGATCCTCAGGCGCCGCGGGTTCGAGATCACGCACCATCCTTCGCGCGCGGACGTCCTCGTGGTGAACACCTGCGGCTTCCTCGAGGCGTCGAAGGAGGAGAGCTACGCCACGATCCGCGAGATGGGGGAGCTCAAGCGCAAGGGGCGGCTCCGGAGGCTCGTCGTCGCGGGCTGCCTCGTCCAGAGGAGCGCCGACGCGATGCGGGCCGATCTGCCGGAGGTCGATCGCTTCATCGCGCTCAACGACGTCGAGCGGATCGCCGAGGCGTGCGATCCGGACGCCGGGGCGTTCCAGATGGACGCGGGCGAGGCGACGTGGCTTCCGACCGTCGATTCCCCGCGCCTCCTCACGTCGCCGGGGCCGAGCGCCTACGTGAAGATCTCCGAGGGGTGCGACAACCCGTGCGCCTTCTGCGTCATCCCGCAGATCCGGGGGCGCTTCCGCTCCCGGCCCGCCGCCTCGCTCGTCGCCGAGGCGCGCGCGCTGTCCGAGGCGGGAGTTCGCGAGCTCAACCTCATCGCGCAGGACAGCACGTCGTACGGCGACGACCTCGGCGAGGCCGGCTCGCTCCCCGCGCTGCTGCGCGCCCTCGGCGCCGTCGACGGCATCCGTTGGGTGCGGCTCCTCTACGCCTACCCGAACAAGATGACGACCGAGCTGATGGACACCCTCGGCTCGGCCTGCGGCGTCCTCCCCTACCTCGACGTCCCTCTCCAGCACGCGTCGAAGGCGGCCCTCGCGCGCATGAGGCGCGGAGGGAGCCGGGCGTCGTTCACGCGGATGATCGAAGAGCTCCGGCGCCGCGTCCCGGCCCTCTCGCTGCGGACGACCTTCATCGTCGGGTTTCCCGGCGAGACGGAGGACGAGTTCGAGGAGCTCCGCTCCTTCGTCGAGGAGATCGAGTTCGACCACATCGGCGTCTTCACCTACTCGCACGAGCCGGGAGCCCCGTCCTTCACGATGGCCGACGACGTCCCGGCCTCGCTCAAGAGCGATCGCCGGCAGGTCCTCCTCGACCTCCAGGAGGGGATCGCGGAGAAGCTCTACCGCGCGCGCATCGGATCCACCGTCGAGGTCCTCGTGGAGGGGCCGGGGCCCGAACCCGGGACGCGGACGGGGCGGGCCGCCTTCCAGGCGCCGGAAGTGGACGGCGACGTCGTCGTCCACGGCGCGGGATCGCGCGAGGGGTTCGTGACGGTGAGGATCGACGACGCCGCGGCGTACCGGCTCGTCGGGATCACGAGCGGGGGGGCCGCGAGCGGCGCCGTCCCGGCCGCCCCTCCCTCCCGGCGAACGCTCCGAGTGGTGTCGTAGTTGAACGGCTCGCGGCCGCCCTCCTCCGCCGCTTCGCTCGCCGGCACGATATTCGCGACATGGTTCGGCACGGGCTTCGCCCCCGTCGCCTCGGGCACCGTCGCTACCGCCGCCGCCATTCCGCTCCAGCTCGCCGTTGCGCTTCTGCCCCCTCCGGGGATGCGCGTCTGGGCTGAAGCCGCGGCCATCGCCGTCACGTCGATTTTCGGCGCGATCGCCGCGGGGGCGCTCGAGAAGCGCCTCGGCCGCGAGGACCCGTCGGAGGCGGTCATCGACGAGGTGGCCGGGTATCTCGTCACGATGTTTC harbors:
- a CDS encoding OmpA family protein encodes the protein MSLAASGAAEKPRIVPMPAPPQGPKIRRVSHDAVKPVLPGASVVVTVSAEPGMNATVAIGALVTAIACSPRSDDPSTYLCPATVPSGGDGPQRVRATVTNARGESSALSANLPLVVEPFDPWKEPNALNVRLAPAYFASGSADLDPAARAALSKDADALKAHAALAIAVEGHADPDEGGDLDVLSRRRAEAARDLLASLGVPAARMAVRPLGATQPLSAASVAETRPLNRRVMVVFEPAPAKTP
- the fusA gene encoding elongation factor G, with protein sequence MKVYETSEIRNVAVVGHGASGKTSLVSALLFSSGAVNRFGKVDQGTTITDYDEEAIERKKTVTASVCHLEWNKNKLNLIDTPGYGAFMHEARSSLRVVEGALVVIDSSHGAEVNTEKVWGYAEEFGVARILVVSRMDRERASFTRALESVKKSLSRSCVAVQIPIGEEKEFKGVVDLVHMKAYFFQADESGKFTEGPIPANLADAAKSARESLMEAVAEGDDTLMEHYFEKGELPEGELESGLKKGVADGRLFPVLAASGVHNIGAQPILDAIFSWIPSPAATAEVKGTNPADHSEISRQPASSGSPSAFVFKTLIDPFAGKISYFRVYSGTIKGESHLLNVARGEMEKLTTVDTAQGKTLAPIPEIRAGDIGAVTKLKVTATGDTLADKAHPIRYEPVHFPEPAISWAIEPKTRADEDKISAALHKLLDADPMLRTSRDAQTHEMLISGAGQEHVEVMLSRLRRQGVEAKLKIPKIPYRETITRSVKYVEYTHKKQTGGAGQFAKVAIDVEPLPRGGGYEFVDRIVGGVIDQSFRPSVDKGVQSKMVGGVVAGYPVVDVRVSLVDGKTHPVDSKDIAFQVAGREAFKKAVHDARPTLLEPTMSVEISVPEETMGDIVGDLNSRRGRVIGMDQKGHTQVIRATCPLAEMLSYSATLNSITSGRGSFHMEIASYDEVPAHLQEKIIAEAKAARGVEKEEEA
- the asnS gene encoding asparagine--tRNA ligase, which encodes MLQTHTLIKDLDKHEGKDVVLRGWVYHKRDIGKIRFLVIRDGTGYAQGVVVKKEVDEAVFDLADQLTQESSFEMRGTVRREARAPGGFEIGVKQLVPFHIAPEYPISPKEHGVEFLMDNRHLWLRSSLQHAVLRIRSEVAHACREFFDSRGYVLIDSPILTPAACEGTSTLFETDYFGEKAYLSQSGQLYLEPACMAFGRVYCFGPTFRAEKSKTRRHLTEFWMIEPELAFADLDDVMQLAEDFIMYLVERVLSRRREELKTLERDVSKLEAVTRPFPRMTYDDAAAKLKEAGAEFEFGSDFGAPDETILSNLHPSPLMVTRYPASVKAFYMQPDPERPDRALCVDVLAPEGYGEIIGGSQRIHDHDLLLSRIREHGLPESAFKWYLDIRKYGTVPHGGFGMGIERAVTWLCGIHHLREAIPYPRTLGRLYP
- the rimO gene encoding 30S ribosomal protein S12 methylthiotransferase RimO is translated as MTTVGLVSLGCAKNQVDSEVMLGILRRRGFEITHHPSRADVLVVNTCGFLEASKEESYATIREMGELKRKGRLRRLVVAGCLVQRSADAMRADLPEVDRFIALNDVERIAEACDPDAGAFQMDAGEATWLPTVDSPRLLTSPGPSAYVKISEGCDNPCAFCVIPQIRGRFRSRPAASLVAEARALSEAGVRELNLIAQDSTSYGDDLGEAGSLPALLRALGAVDGIRWVRLLYAYPNKMTTELMDTLGSACGVLPYLDVPLQHASKAALARMRRGGSRASFTRMIEELRRRVPALSLRTTFIVGFPGETEDEFEELRSFVEEIEFDHIGVFTYSHEPGAPSFTMADDVPASLKSDRRQVLLDLQEGIAEKLYRARIGSTVEVLVEGPGPEPGTRTGRAAFQAPEVDGDVVVHGAGSREGFVTVRIDDAAAYRLVGITSGGAASGAVPAAPPSRRTLRVVS
- a CDS encoding phosphatidylglycerophosphatase A, whose protein sequence is MNGSRPPSSAASLAGTIFATWFGTGFAPVASGTVATAAAIPLQLAVALLPPPGMRVWAEAAAIAVTSIFGAIAAGALEKRLGREDPSEAVIDEVAGYLVTMFLVPVGVVTVIAGFLLFRIFDIVKPWPAGPAERLGGGIGIMADDLVCGVYACLILHGGVWLFGAFAPFGSAG